The following proteins are co-located in the Acinetobacter shaoyimingii genome:
- a CDS encoding glycosyltransferase family 2 protein, producing the protein MQLSILIVNYNTENYIEKFLNDLNDQTLSSDFYEVIITNNVQNEKLRSTILNNTKIQNLNIKIVDSERNLGFGRAMNLAAKIAQGHQLLIANPDLRMLENNYLEKLLKSAESHNNYGIITTQILNDDNKDTSEYRFYEFGNNLGYDNQTNWFCGALLLIKKEIFEKVSGFDPDFFMYCEDEDLCLRIKKLNLPLVKLDELSIYHKGGSSEPLKDYAFYHRWFKSKILFANKHYSSNDFKHILDNIENKAIKKYTLYKALRFTGIAKYKSRYDKWNAMKDCVQKTKIESVDWLYFK; encoded by the coding sequence CTTAATGATCAAACTCTATCTAGTGACTTCTACGAAGTCATTATTACTAATAATGTACAAAATGAAAAATTAAGATCAACCATTCTAAATAATACTAAAATTCAAAATTTAAATATAAAAATAGTTGATTCTGAACGTAATTTAGGCTTTGGTAGAGCAATGAATCTTGCTGCCAAAATTGCTCAAGGTCATCAGCTTTTAATTGCCAATCCTGATCTCAGAATGTTGGAGAACAACTATCTTGAAAAATTACTCAAAAGTGCAGAATCACATAATAATTATGGAATTATAACAACTCAAATATTGAATGATGACAATAAAGATACATCAGAGTATCGATTCTATGAATTTGGAAATAATTTAGGCTATGATAATCAAACTAACTGGTTCTGTGGCGCACTGTTATTAATCAAAAAAGAAATTTTCGAAAAAGTATCAGGTTTTGATCCTGATTTTTTTATGTATTGTGAGGACGAGGATCTATGTTTACGTATAAAAAAGTTGAATCTCCCATTAGTCAAGTTAGATGAATTATCAATTTATCATAAAGGCGGTTCTAGTGAACCTTTAAAAGATTATGCTTTCTATCACCGATGGTTCAAATCTAAAATTTTGTTTGCAAATAAGCATTATTCCAGTAATGATTTCAAGCATATTTTAGATAATATTGAAAACAAAGCTATTAAAAAATATACACTTTATAAAGCTTTAAGATTCACTGGGATTGCAAAATACAAATCAAGATATGACAAATGGAATGCAATGAAAGATTGTGTTCAAAAAACTAAAATAGAATCAGTGGATTGGTTATACTTCAAATAG